From Laspinema palackyanum D2c, the proteins below share one genomic window:
- the rpsB gene encoding 30S ribosomal protein S2 — MAVVSLAQLLESGVHFGHQTRRWNPKMSPYIFTERNGVHIIDLVQTAQLMEEAYDYMRSASERGEKVLFVGTKRQAAGIIAQEASRCGAYYVNQRWLGGMLTNWTTIKTRADRLKELERMEDTGAMDRRPKKEASMLRRELSKLQKYLGGIKNMRKIPDIVVIVDQRREYNAVQECQKLDIPIVSLLDTNCDPDFTDIPIPGNDDAIRSIKLIVGKLADAIYEGRHGEVDSSGQDEEYDYDGVEGEYEYDEEGEEAYQPDGDEESDEA; from the coding sequence ATGGCAGTAGTTTCGCTGGCTCAACTGTTAGAGTCAGGGGTTCACTTTGGGCATCAGACCCGACGCTGGAACCCCAAAATGTCGCCGTATATCTTTACTGAACGCAACGGCGTCCATATCATTGACTTGGTGCAGACTGCACAGTTAATGGAAGAAGCCTACGACTACATGAGATCCGCCTCAGAGCGTGGGGAAAAAGTTTTATTCGTCGGAACCAAGCGCCAAGCTGCTGGAATTATTGCTCAAGAAGCATCCCGCTGTGGGGCTTACTACGTCAACCAACGGTGGTTGGGCGGAATGTTGACCAACTGGACGACGATCAAGACCCGCGCCGATCGCCTCAAAGAACTAGAACGGATGGAAGACACCGGCGCAATGGACCGGCGTCCGAAAAAAGAAGCTTCCATGTTGCGGCGCGAACTGAGCAAGCTGCAAAAATATCTGGGCGGCATCAAAAACATGAGAAAGATCCCCGACATCGTAGTGATCGTGGATCAGCGCCGAGAATATAACGCAGTCCAGGAATGCCAAAAACTGGATATTCCCATCGTGTCCCTGTTGGATACCAACTGCGACCCCGATTTCACCGATATTCCGATTCCCGGTAACGATGATGCCATTCGGTCGATTAAATTAATCGTCGGAAAATTGGCTGATGCCATCTACGAAGGCCGTCATGGAGAAGTTGATTCCAGTGGTCAAGACGAAGAATACGACTACGACGGCGTAGAGGGCGAGTATGAGTATGACGAAGAAGGGGAAGAAGCCTATCAACCCGATGGCGACGAAGAAAGCGACGAAGCATAA
- the tsf gene encoding translation elongation factor Ts, with protein sequence MADISAKVVKELREKTGAGMMDCKKALKENDGDMNKAVEWLRQKGITSAEKKAGRLAAEGLVDSYIHTGGRIGVLVEVNCETDFVARREEFHALVRNIAMQIAACPNVEYVSVEDIPQSLVESETAIEMGRDDLGNKPDNIKEKIVQGRIDKRLKELTLLDQPYIRDQNITVAELIKQVIAQLGENIRVRRFTRFVLGEGIEKEETNFADEVAAQTGAK encoded by the coding sequence ATGGCGGACATATCTGCAAAAGTGGTCAAAGAACTGCGCGAAAAAACCGGCGCAGGCATGATGGACTGCAAAAAAGCGCTCAAAGAAAACGATGGGGACATGAACAAAGCCGTAGAATGGCTACGGCAAAAAGGGATCACCTCTGCGGAGAAAAAAGCAGGACGCTTGGCAGCCGAGGGACTCGTGGATAGCTACATTCACACCGGAGGTCGAATCGGCGTCCTGGTAGAAGTCAACTGCGAAACCGACTTCGTAGCCCGTCGTGAAGAATTCCACGCTCTGGTTCGCAATATTGCCATGCAAATTGCCGCCTGTCCCAACGTCGAATACGTCAGCGTAGAAGACATCCCCCAAAGCTTAGTCGAAAGCGAAACCGCGATCGAAATGGGACGGGACGATTTAGGCAACAAGCCGGATAATATCAAAGAAAAAATCGTTCAAGGACGGATTGACAAGCGTCTGAAAGAACTGACCCTGCTGGATCAGCCCTACATTCGCGATCAGAACATCACCGTCGCCGAGTTAATCAAGCAAGTGATCGCCCAATTGGGTGAAAACATTCGGGTTCGTCGCTTTACCCGCTTTGTGTTGGGTGAAGGGATTGAAAAAGAAGAAACCAACTTTGCCGACGAAGTAGCGGCGCAAACCGGGGCAAAATAG
- the recG gene encoding ATP-dependent DNA helicase RecG yields the protein MNAESLDWGRLQKALSVEAQRGFTDVVGSQYRFSEFLQISLKDSPANLVSADLRRWQSIAAEFGRYPELNLEKRQALVSDTRRFLLDMERICTKTPPPQNGTANPSRLAEPTSRSAMRSPSISPRETLPTATRSTTPVTLNQALSQVSGIGTRNADKLAKLGLYTIYDLLYNFPRDHVDYARQVNIKELEAGETVTIIGTVKRCDCFSSPRNPKLTILNLVIKDSTGQIKLSRFFAGRQSNRGWQEIQKRMYPTGAVVAASGLVKSSKYGVSLDNPQIEVLDESGTIESLNVGRVVPIYPLTEGVTADIVRKGVQSVIAHVGLLNDPLPDSLRSRYQLMGLQDAVSQIHFPRDRDILEEARRRLVFDEFFYLQLGLLHRRQGLRETQTGAVLSGKGKLINQFYKLLPFKLTNAQQRVIAEILEDLQKPKPMNRLVQGDVGAGKTVVAVVAILAAIQAGYQAAFMAPTEVLAEQHYKKLVSWFNLLHLPVELLTGSTKAAKRKQILPQLETGELPVLVGTHALIQDPVNFHKLGLIVIDEQHRFGVGQRAKLQQKGEDPHVLTMTATPIPRTLALTLHGDLDVSQIDELPPGRQAIQTTIFSGKERTHAYDLMKREVVQGRQVYVVLPLVEESEKLDLKSAIEEYQRLQEVIFPEFQVGLLHGRMSSAEKEEAIGLFRDGHTQILVSTTVVEVGVDVPNASVMLIENAERFGLSQLHQLRGRVGRGAEKSYCILMTHPKATTDARERLNVMEQSQDGFFIAEMDMRLRGPGEVMGTKQSGLPDFVLASLVEDKEILILARDAAEKVIKKDPTLERWPVLKSELDKRYEKLLGGAILT from the coding sequence GTGAACGCAGAATCACTAGATTGGGGTCGATTGCAAAAAGCTTTGTCTGTCGAAGCACAACGCGGATTTACCGATGTTGTCGGCAGTCAATATCGCTTTAGCGAATTTCTTCAAATTAGTTTAAAAGACTCCCCTGCCAATCTCGTATCGGCAGATCTGCGCCGTTGGCAAAGCATAGCCGCAGAATTTGGACGATATCCAGAACTGAACTTAGAAAAGCGACAAGCCTTAGTGTCAGATACCCGCCGGTTTCTTCTGGATATGGAACGAATTTGTACCAAAACTCCACCCCCCCAAAACGGCACTGCTAACCCATCCCGACTAGCCGAACCAACCTCCAGATCGGCGATGCGATCGCCCAGTATCTCCCCAAGAGAAACCCTTCCCACTGCCACCCGTTCCACTACCCCAGTCACCCTCAACCAAGCCTTAAGTCAAGTTAGTGGGATTGGAACACGCAACGCCGACAAGTTAGCCAAATTAGGGCTTTATACTATCTACGACCTCCTCTACAACTTCCCTCGGGACCATGTTGATTATGCCCGCCAGGTGAATATCAAAGAACTCGAAGCGGGAGAAACGGTCACCATTATTGGCACCGTCAAACGCTGTGATTGCTTTAGCAGTCCGCGCAATCCGAAATTAACCATTTTAAATCTGGTTATTAAAGATAGTACCGGGCAAATCAAACTCAGTCGATTTTTTGCTGGACGCCAAAGCAATCGCGGGTGGCAAGAAATTCAAAAGCGAATGTATCCCACAGGTGCAGTGGTTGCCGCATCCGGGTTAGTCAAAAGCAGTAAATATGGCGTATCCTTAGATAATCCCCAAATTGAAGTGCTCGATGAAAGCGGCACCATTGAATCCCTGAACGTTGGACGAGTTGTGCCGATTTATCCCTTAACCGAAGGGGTCACCGCCGATATTGTGAGGAAAGGGGTACAGAGTGTGATAGCCCATGTGGGTTTACTGAATGACCCTCTGCCGGATAGCCTGCGATCGCGCTATCAACTCATGGGATTGCAGGATGCGGTTTCTCAAATCCACTTTCCGCGCGATCGGGACATCCTCGAAGAAGCCCGTCGCCGCCTCGTCTTCGATGAATTCTTCTACCTCCAACTCGGACTCCTCCATCGTCGCCAAGGACTGCGAGAAACCCAAACCGGCGCAGTCTTATCCGGCAAAGGCAAACTCATCAATCAATTTTATAAACTCCTCCCCTTTAAACTCACCAATGCTCAACAGCGAGTCATTGCCGAAATCCTCGAAGACTTGCAAAAACCCAAACCCATGAATCGCCTCGTTCAAGGGGATGTAGGTGCCGGTAAAACCGTCGTTGCTGTCGTTGCCATCTTAGCTGCCATTCAAGCCGGATATCAAGCCGCATTCATGGCACCTACGGAAGTATTAGCCGAACAACATTATAAAAAATTAGTCAGTTGGTTTAACCTCCTGCATCTCCCCGTCGAACTGCTCACCGGGTCCACAAAAGCCGCCAAACGCAAACAAATCCTCCCCCAATTAGAAACCGGAGAACTCCCCGTTTTAGTCGGAACCCATGCCTTAATTCAAGACCCCGTAAACTTCCACAAACTCGGCTTAATTGTCATTGATGAACAGCATCGATTTGGCGTCGGACAACGGGCAAAACTGCAACAAAAAGGCGAAGACCCCCATGTTTTAACCATGACGGCAACCCCCATTCCCCGCACTCTAGCCCTCACCTTACATGGGGATTTAGATGTCAGTCAAATCGATGAATTGCCACCGGGAAGACAAGCGATTCAAACCACAATTTTCTCGGGGAAAGAACGCACCCATGCTTATGATTTAATGAAACGGGAAGTGGTTCAAGGACGGCAAGTTTATGTAGTGTTGCCATTAGTCGAAGAATCGGAGAAATTAGATTTAAAATCGGCAATAGAAGAGTATCAAAGACTGCAAGAAGTCATTTTCCCGGAATTTCAGGTGGGATTGCTACATGGGAGAATGTCCTCAGCAGAAAAAGAAGAGGCGATCGGGCTGTTTCGCGATGGACATACCCAAATTTTAGTCTCCACCACCGTAGTTGAGGTGGGGGTTGATGTTCCCAATGCCAGCGTCATGTTAATTGAAAATGCCGAACGATTTGGATTATCTCAATTGCATCAATTGAGAGGAAGAGTCGGACGGGGTGCAGAGAAATCCTATTGTATCTTAATGACCCATCCCAAAGCCACTACAGATGCGCGTGAACGCCTCAATGTCATGGAACAATCACAAGATGGGTTTTTCATTGCCGAAATGGACATGAGATTGCGCGGACCTGGGGAAGTCATGGGAACGAAACAATCGGGACTCCCTGATTTTGTCTTAGCGAGTTTAGTTGAGGATAAAGAGATATTAATTTTAGCTAGGGATGCAGCAGAAAAAGTTATTAAGAAAGACCCGACTTTGGAGAGATGGCCGGTGTTAAAGAGTGAGTTAGATAAGCGGTATGAGAAGTTGTTGGGTGGGGCGATTTTGACTTAA
- a CDS encoding nSTAND1 domain-containing NTPase: MSENISDADAINQNQRALAELIWAIEMSQGQFKLMLVRCNYLTLRDNLVQQLQQECSLNIREIVLEPTVKQVYSTLGDRLGDETPDALMVFGLESVIALDAVLTSLNQVREEFRKSCPFPVIFWINDEVSVKLTRLAPDFESWASLTHFAIAPTDLLSALKEEQDHLFAEIFATGNQRFITNQEIFGKRYPFEMILALQDLEKAGQPLTPELEAALPFVWGREAYTGDRIEEALDYYHHSLKLWQEQDAEGVGECTAAVIYHIGLCHARRAQLDQSQSEAHWKQAQSEFQRCLDSFEAAERPDLVAQFIGQLGEVFLQLNDYSSLQDLAHVAIKLHEQSGNTVQLARDYGFLAEVALYQQEWDHAKELAEQALEILATHPEQKQHQGLYLLLLARSLRQLGKQEEAGDRLEEAAKGEPEDNPQLYIEILEELRSLYYEQSQYVKAFDRKQERLSIEQQFGLRAFIGAGRLESQRQARSQPISTESQGSVAREILASGRQKDVERLIERIRSTKYKLTVIHGQSGVGKSSLVQAGLLPALKKTLIGDRDILPVSQRLYTDWAKTLGQLLNEALGEQGIPVNLSLNSVEMLLQQLRQNEAHHLVTVLIFDQFEEFFFVCKEPEKRLKFFEFLGKCFQLPCVKVVLSLREDYIHYLLAYNSLPEFRAIDSDILSKNTLYAVGNFLPADAADIIRSLSDRAHFPLEPGLIEAVVKDLAENLNAVRPIELQIVGAQLQTDDITTLAEYQQLGPNPKEQLVHAYIEEVVADCGPQNKDLAEFILYLLTDENNTRPLKTRSDLESDLKVLVTDLVHQPERVDLVLYVLVNSGLVLLLPEMPNNRYQLVHDYVVAFIREKQGQQAKKELEEERTKRKQSEERLLILQEANKILAEAQSKARRIVRLGLVGFALISLGAGTVLWEVMKQAKEASIQALNSESKALLLSNNRVKALIASINASQIVLQTKALPDSFKKEIFQQLQKIVLTDIQLGNTLVKHKDGVRRISFSPDGQILASASIDKTINLWRLDGTIVSTLRGHTNVVTDVSFSPNGKQIASASFDGTIKLWEPDGTLLNSITGEKEVFNSVSFSPNSQIVAATTSFTNQIKLWRTDDGTLIRTLNGHENWVTDSSFSPDRQTLVSADYNGVIKLWRVDGTLLKTFQGHNDRIYRILFSPDGQQIASASMDRTIKIWKSDGTPITTLAGHQDRVSSISFSPDGKTLASASNDRTVNLWNIKFSAVRSSLKAHEGFVWDVRFSPDGKTLASASNDRTIKLWRLDSPWLQILSGHTNGVTSVSFSPDSTLLASGSYDKTLQIWDLNANSQLKIPAHNKEISSVSFSPDNEMIASASYDEMIKLWKQDGTLIKTLKGHKGVIQSVSFSPDGQRIASAGHDKTVKIWQRDGTEIFTLKDFSEVVSVVNFSPDSKILAVGSGNEVSLWQLDGKRLAILDEHSQKINNISFSHDGQWIATASADTSIKLWRRDGTLIQTLNTTNGAVHDAIFSPGDHTLVSAHQDGTITLWRRELDSEKWEEDPYQILAKHEESVYSLSFSGDGQTLASASQDRTVILWNWQRVESATLSTLIESGCAELHDYLQYNPSVMTEDQNLCSSIRKIMK; this comes from the coding sequence ATGAGTGAGAATATATCTGATGCGGATGCCATCAATCAGAATCAGCGGGCCTTGGCAGAACTGATCTGGGCGATTGAAATGTCCCAGGGACAATTTAAGCTGATGTTAGTGCGGTGCAATTATCTTACATTGCGCGATAACCTGGTGCAACAACTCCAACAAGAATGTTCCTTAAACATTCGGGAAATCGTCCTAGAACCCACCGTCAAACAGGTGTATTCTACCCTGGGCGATCGCCTAGGTGACGAAACTCCAGATGCGTTGATGGTGTTTGGGTTAGAGTCTGTGATTGCTTTGGATGCGGTGCTAACTTCCCTGAACCAAGTGCGAGAGGAATTTAGAAAAAGCTGCCCCTTTCCGGTCATATTTTGGATCAATGATGAGGTGTCAGTAAAGTTGACGCGGTTAGCACCCGACTTTGAGAGTTGGGCGAGTTTGACTCATTTTGCGATCGCCCCAACCGACTTACTTTCGGCCCTAAAAGAGGAGCAGGACCACCTGTTTGCGGAGATTTTCGCCACGGGAAATCAGCGCTTTATCACCAATCAAGAGATTTTTGGCAAGCGCTATCCGTTTGAAATGATATTAGCCTTACAGGATTTGGAAAAGGCGGGTCAGCCTTTAACTCCTGAGTTAGAAGCCGCTTTGCCTTTTGTATGGGGGCGAGAGGCTTATACGGGCGATCGCATTGAGGAGGCATTAGATTACTATCACCACAGTTTAAAATTGTGGCAAGAACAGGATGCCGAAGGGGTTGGGGAATGTACGGCAGCAGTGATTTATCATATTGGATTATGTCACGCTCGCAGGGCGCAACTGGATCAAAGTCAGAGTGAGGCGCACTGGAAACAAGCCCAATCTGAGTTTCAGCGTTGCCTGGATTCCTTTGAAGCAGCGGAAAGACCCGACTTGGTGGCCCAATTTATCGGTCAGCTTGGGGAAGTCTTCCTGCAATTGAACGACTATTCCAGCTTGCAGGACCTGGCTCATGTGGCGATTAAATTACATGAACAATCCGGGAATACGGTGCAGTTGGCCCGAGATTATGGATTTTTAGCAGAAGTGGCCCTATACCAACAAGAATGGGACCACGCCAAGGAATTGGCAGAACAGGCACTAGAAATTTTGGCCACGCATCCTGAGCAGAAACAACATCAGGGATTATATTTGCTACTGTTGGCTCGGAGTTTGCGACAACTCGGGAAACAAGAGGAAGCAGGAGATCGCCTGGAAGAGGCAGCGAAAGGGGAACCGGAGGATAATCCGCAGTTATATATTGAGATTTTGGAGGAGCTGCGATCGCTATACTATGAGCAATCGCAGTATGTGAAAGCGTTTGACCGCAAACAAGAACGACTATCGATTGAGCAGCAATTTGGATTGCGGGCGTTTATTGGCGCGGGACGGTTGGAATCCCAACGACAAGCGCGATCGCAGCCGATATCAACAGAATCTCAGGGCAGTGTAGCCCGGGAAATTTTGGCTTCAGGACGACAAAAAGATGTAGAACGGTTAATTGAACGGATTCGGAGTACCAAATATAAACTCACCGTAATTCACGGTCAGTCAGGGGTAGGGAAAAGTTCCTTGGTGCAAGCCGGATTACTTCCGGCGCTCAAAAAAACCCTGATAGGCGATCGGGATATATTACCCGTTTCTCAACGCCTCTATACAGATTGGGCCAAAACGTTAGGTCAATTACTGAATGAGGCATTAGGAGAACAGGGAATTCCTGTTAATCTCAGTCTCAATTCTGTAGAAATGCTTCTGCAACAATTGCGTCAAAATGAAGCGCATCATTTAGTGACCGTGCTAATTTTTGACCAATTTGAAGAGTTTTTCTTCGTTTGTAAAGAACCGGAAAAACGCCTGAAATTCTTTGAATTTTTAGGGAAATGTTTTCAACTTCCTTGTGTAAAGGTCGTCCTGTCTCTGCGAGAGGATTATATCCATTATTTGTTAGCCTATAATTCTCTGCCGGAATTCAGGGCGATCGACTCTGATATTCTGAGTAAAAATACACTGTATGCAGTGGGAAATTTTTTACCCGCAGATGCAGCGGATATCATTCGGAGTTTGAGCGATCGGGCGCATTTTCCCTTAGAACCGGGATTAATTGAGGCAGTAGTCAAAGATTTAGCCGAGAATTTAAACGCAGTCCGTCCCATTGAGTTGCAAATTGTCGGCGCACAACTGCAAACCGATGATATAACCACTCTTGCTGAGTATCAGCAACTCGGACCGAACCCGAAAGAACAATTGGTTCATGCTTATATAGAAGAAGTTGTCGCTGATTGTGGCCCTCAAAATAAAGATCTCGCCGAATTTATTTTGTATTTACTCACCGATGAGAATAATACCCGGCCTCTGAAAACTCGCAGTGATTTAGAATCAGACTTAAAAGTTTTAGTCACTGATTTAGTTCATCAACCTGAGCGAGTTGATTTAGTTCTTTATGTTTTGGTGAATTCTGGGTTGGTATTACTATTGCCCGAAATGCCGAATAATCGCTATCAACTTGTGCATGATTATGTTGTAGCTTTTATCCGGGAAAAACAAGGCCAGCAAGCTAAGAAAGAACTAGAAGAGGAGCGGACAAAAAGAAAGCAAAGCGAAGAACGTTTGCTAATTTTGCAAGAGGCAAATAAAATATTAGCAGAAGCCCAAAGTAAGGCAAGACGAATTGTTCGATTAGGGCTAGTTGGATTTGCACTTATATCCCTAGGGGCCGGAACTGTGTTATGGGAAGTCATGAAACAAGCCAAAGAGGCCTCAATTCAGGCTCTTAATTCTGAGTCAAAAGCACTGTTGCTATCAAATAATCGGGTGAAAGCATTAATAGCAAGCATCAATGCAAGTCAAATAGTTTTACAAACAAAAGCCTTGCCAGATAGTTTTAAAAAAGAAATCTTTCAGCAACTTCAAAAAATAGTTTTGACTGACATTCAATTAGGAAATACTTTAGTAAAACATAAGGATGGAGTTAGACGGATCAGTTTCAGTCCTGACGGCCAGATTTTGGCTTCGGCAAGTATTGATAAAACTATCAACCTGTGGAGACTGGATGGGACTATAGTTAGTACCCTCAGAGGACACACCAATGTAGTCACTGATGTTAGTTTTAGTCCTAATGGTAAACAAATTGCCTCTGCCAGCTTTGATGGAACAATCAAACTCTGGGAACCCGATGGAACGTTATTAAATTCGATAACCGGAGAAAAGGAGGTATTTAACAGTGTGAGTTTTAGTCCCAACAGCCAGATAGTTGCAGCAACGACCTCATTTACTAATCAAATTAAACTCTGGAGAACGGATGATGGTACTTTAATTCGCACCCTCAATGGACATGAAAATTGGGTCACGGATAGTAGTTTCAGCCCTGATAGACAAACTTTAGTGTCTGCGGATTATAACGGGGTAATTAAACTTTGGCGAGTAGATGGAACTTTACTTAAAACTTTCCAAGGGCATAATGATCGCATTTATCGGATACTATTTAGTCCAGATGGTCAGCAAATAGCTTCCGCCAGTATGGATCGAACAATTAAGATTTGGAAGTCTGATGGGACACCGATCACGACGCTGGCAGGCCATCAAGATAGAGTCAGTAGTATCAGCTTTAGTCCAGATGGAAAAACCCTTGCCTCTGCCAGTAATGACCGAACTGTTAATCTATGGAATATAAAATTTAGTGCCGTCCGCTCAAGTTTAAAAGCACATGAGGGGTTTGTGTGGGATGTCCGTTTCAGTCCAGATGGAAAAACCCTTGCTTCTGCTAGTAACGATCGCACTATCAAACTTTGGCGACTGGACAGTCCTTGGTTACAAATACTGAGCGGACATACTAATGGAGTGACCAGTGTTAGTTTTAGTCCTGATAGTACGTTACTTGCTTCTGGTAGTTATGACAAAACCCTCCAGATTTGGGACCTCAATGCCAATTCTCAGCTAAAAATTCCTGCTCATAATAAAGAAATTTCTAGCGTCAGTTTCAGTCCTGACAACGAAATGATTGCGTCTGCCAGTTATGATGAAATGATAAAATTATGGAAGCAAGATGGGACGCTAATTAAAACATTAAAAGGCCATAAAGGAGTAATCCAGAGTGTTAGTTTCAGTCCTGACGGTCAACGAATCGCCTCTGCTGGTCATGATAAAACTGTAAAAATTTGGCAAAGGGACGGTACCGAGATCTTCACCTTAAAGGATTTTAGTGAGGTTGTTTCCGTCGTGAATTTCAGTCCCGATAGTAAGATCCTAGCCGTCGGTAGTGGAAATGAGGTTAGCCTTTGGCAACTGGATGGCAAGCGACTGGCAATACTTGATGAGCATAGTCAAAAAATTAATAACATCAGTTTTAGCCATGATGGTCAGTGGATTGCGACAGCTAGTGCAGACACAAGCATTAAACTTTGGCGGCGAGATGGTACATTGATTCAAACTTTAAATACTACGAATGGGGCGGTACATGATGCTATCTTTAGTCCTGGCGATCACACTCTAGTCTCAGCTCACCAGGATGGTACGATCACATTATGGCGCCGCGAATTGGACTCAGAGAAGTGGGAAGAGGATCCGTACCAAATTCTTGCCAAGCATGAAGAAAGTGTTTATAGCTTAAGTTTCAGTGGTGACGGTCAGACCCTGGCATCAGCCAGTCAAGACAGGACGGTAATTCTGTGGAATTGGCAGAGAGTGGAGTCCGCAACTCTCTCTACGTTAATTGAGTCCGGCTGTGCAGAACTACACGACTATTTACAGTATAACCCCTCGGTTATGACAGAAGACCAAAATCTCTGTTCTAGTATCCGGAAAATCATGAAGTAG
- a CDS encoding ATP-binding protein, which translates to MMVDFKEFFKATDPSKTLSVGDSELDRKYYIDFSSVRGGKIIEDLKNNITLWSPEQPTCQLLTGHIGCGKSTELLRLKAELEREGFHVVYFESSKDLEMGDVDVGDILLAIAKRVSESLDRLTLEEPKRLKSILQGAAKLLQTELEFDNFEIEALGNKVTASKEGITVDALGNQFSAGKEGITVVAMGIAKITAKVKHSPDLRSKLRGYLEPQTNGIIDAINKEILEPAIAKLKQHGKKGLVAIVDNLDRVDSSPKPWGRPQQEYLFVDRGEQLRSLHCHVVYTMPLALRFSNDFSTLIERFISEPQVLPMVPVLCRDGSENTEGMDLLRQMVLARAFPQLEPEKRLEKITTLFEDAQTLDRLCQISGGHIRYVIRILNDGIKRQTGLPIARQTLEDVIRAYRNERTLAISDEEWELLRRVTERKQLPKKQDDHILIRSMFVYEYRDAAGSWFDINPILLA; encoded by the coding sequence ATGATGGTTGATTTTAAGGAATTCTTTAAGGCTACAGATCCGAGTAAGACACTATCTGTCGGAGATTCTGAACTAGACCGGAAATATTATATTGATTTTTCCTCCGTGCGCGGGGGCAAAATTATTGAGGATTTAAAGAATAACATTACCCTTTGGTCCCCAGAACAGCCCACTTGTCAACTGTTGACAGGACATATTGGCTGCGGGAAGTCTACGGAATTACTGCGTCTCAAAGCAGAGTTAGAACGGGAAGGCTTTCATGTGGTCTATTTCGAGTCGTCCAAAGACTTGGAAATGGGCGATGTGGATGTGGGAGATATTTTGCTGGCGATCGCCAAACGAGTGAGTGAAAGTCTCGATCGCCTCACCCTAGAAGAACCCAAGCGACTAAAAAGTATTCTCCAAGGCGCAGCCAAACTTTTACAAACCGAACTTGAGTTTGACAACTTTGAAATAGAAGCCTTGGGCAATAAAGTCACCGCCAGCAAAGAAGGGATAACGGTTGATGCCTTGGGCAATCAATTCAGTGCAGGTAAAGAAGGGATTACGGTTGTAGCAATGGGAATTGCTAAAATTACTGCCAAGGTGAAACACAGTCCCGATCTGCGCAGCAAATTAAGAGGATATCTCGAACCCCAAACTAATGGAATTATCGATGCGATTAATAAAGAAATCCTCGAACCAGCGATCGCCAAGCTGAAGCAGCATGGCAAAAAAGGACTCGTGGCGATCGTCGATAATCTGGACAGAGTAGATAGTTCACCGAAACCTTGGGGACGTCCTCAACAAGAGTACCTCTTTGTCGATCGCGGTGAACAGTTGCGATCGCTGCACTGTCACGTCGTTTATACCATGCCTCTGGCATTGCGATTCTCCAACGACTTCAGCACCCTGATCGAGCGCTTTATCAGCGAACCCCAGGTGTTGCCGATGGTCCCGGTCCTCTGCCGAGATGGGAGTGAGAACACTGAAGGTATGGACCTCCTCCGTCAAATGGTACTCGCCCGAGCTTTTCCTCAGTTGGAGCCAGAAAAGCGCCTGGAAAAAATTACTACTCTCTTTGAAGATGCTCAGACCCTTGATCGATTGTGTCAGATCAGTGGGGGTCATATTCGCTATGTGATCCGAATCCTGAATGATGGGATTAAAAGACAAACCGGACTCCCGATCGCTCGTCAAACCCTAGAAGATGTGATTCGCGCCTATCGCAACGAACGCACTTTAGCCATAAGTGATGAAGAGTGGGAATTACTACGGCGAGTTACCGAAAGAAAACAACTGCCGAAAAAACAAGACGATCACATCCTGATTCGCAGTATGTTCGTGTACGAATATCGCGATGCGGCAGGCTCTTGGTTCGATATTAACCCGATTTTGTTGGCATAA
- a CDS encoding phycobilisome rod-core linker polypeptide: MALPLLQYAPKSQNQRVAGYEVGSDEQPKIYTTENLPSPSEMDEVIWASYRQIFSEHQTLKSNRQTFAESQLRYGQITVRDFIRALATSDAFVRLNYETNSNYRFAEICVQRILGRDVYNEREKIAWSIVIATKGVQGFIDAVLDSEEYLNSFGYNTVPYQRRRILPQQAKGETPFNLKTPRYGEYHRAQLGFPQIIWQTQVRRYVPQDKVARAGDPSLYMDMARNLNNGKGNPPTRVSTFSMNYEALVPRKK, translated from the coding sequence GTGGCATTACCTTTGTTACAGTACGCTCCTAAGAGCCAAAACCAGCGGGTTGCTGGATATGAAGTGGGAAGCGACGAGCAACCCAAAATCTATACCACCGAAAACCTTCCCTCTCCTTCGGAGATGGATGAGGTGATTTGGGCCAGCTACCGCCAAATCTTCAGCGAACACCAAACCCTCAAGAGCAACCGCCAAACCTTCGCGGAATCTCAACTGAGATATGGTCAAATCACCGTTCGTGATTTCATTCGCGCTTTGGCCACTTCGGATGCCTTCGTTCGGCTCAACTACGAGACCAACAGCAACTACCGTTTCGCCGAAATTTGCGTCCAGCGCATTTTAGGCCGCGACGTTTACAACGAACGCGAAAAAATTGCATGGTCTATCGTCATCGCCACCAAGGGTGTCCAAGGGTTTATCGATGCTGTCCTCGATAGCGAAGAGTACCTGAACAGCTTTGGCTACAATACGGTTCCCTATCAGCGTCGGCGGATTCTACCCCAACAGGCTAAAGGTGAAACTCCCTTTAACCTGAAAACCCCGCGTTATGGCGAATACCATCGCGCTCAGTTGGGCTTCCCACAAATCATCTGGCAAACCCAAGTGCGCCGCTACGTTCCCCAAGACAAGGTGGCTCGTGCAGGCGACCCCTCCCTCTATATGGATATGGCGCGTAACCTCAACAACGGGAAAGGTAACCCCCCCACCCGCGTTTCTACGTTCAGTATGAATTACGAAGCGTTGGTTCCCCGTAAGAAGTAA